The Pandoraea vervacti DNA window CCGAGAGCAACTGAAGGAAGTTCATCGACGTGCGCTCGCCCGTGAGCAACGCTCGCGCGGGGCCGTGAATATCGCAGACGGCAGCGCCGGGCGTCATGCGATCGCCCTCGCGATAGTGCCACTGCACACGCACTGAGGCATCCACGCCTTGCATGCAACGCTCGAACCAGCGCACGCCGCACAGCACCGCCGACTCTCGCACAATGATGCGGGCGTGGGCCATTTCATCCGACGGCACAAGCAGCCCCGTGAGGTCGCCGCTCCCGATGTCTTCCGCCAGTGCATCACGCACGTTACGCGTGAGCGCCGCCTCGAGCGGCTCGCCGAACGTCGCAAACTCCGCGGAGAGCGCTTCGTCGGTACTCAACATTGTCGATTGCGTCATCATGCGGGACCCACACCGGCAAACAGCGCGCCGTCGCGCGCAAAGTCACCGCTGGCGCGCACGTTTTGCTTGCGCGCTTCAGCGAACGTCAACATACGGTCGATACAGGTATGGGCGCGGCGGCCAATCTCCGGATCGACATGGATCTCATTGGCGCCGGACTCCAGCACGTCGGCCAGATTCTGCAAGCTGTTCATCGCCATCCACGGGCAATGCGCGCAGCTCTTGCACGTGGCGCTGTTGCCGGCCGTCGGGGCTTCGATGAAGCGCTTGCCCGGTGCCGCAGCGCGCATCTTGTGCAGAATGCCGTTGTCGGTCGCCACGATGAATTCGGTCGCGTCCATGCTCTGCGCCGCCGCAATCATCTGCGACGTAGATCCCACGACGTCGGCCAGTTCGACCACCGCTGCCGGCGACTCCGGGTGCACCAGAACCTTGGCGTTCGGATATTCCCGGCGCAGCAGTTCGAGCTCGGTACCCTTGAACTCGTCGTGCACGAGGCAGGCGCCCTGCCACAGCAACATGTCAGCCCCGGTCTGCTTCTGAACGTAGCTGCCCAGATGACGGTCCGGCGCCCACAGAATCTTTTTGCCCTGCGCGTGCAGGTGCGCCACGATCTCGAGTCCGATGGACGACGTGACCATCCAGTCCGCACGGGCCTTCACGGCGGCACTCGTGTTCGCATAGACGACGACCGTGCGATCCGGATGCGCGTCGCAGAACGCGGCAAACTCATCGGCAGGACAGCCCAGATCGAGCGAGCAGGTCGCGTCGAGATCGGGCATCAGGATGCGCTTTTCCGGACTAAGAATCTTCGATGTCTCGCCCATGAAGCGCACGCCGGCAACGACCAGCGTCTTCGCGGCGTGATTCCGGCCGAATCGCGCCATTTCCAGCGAGTCGGCCACGCAGCCGCCGGTCTCCTCGGCGAGGTCCTGCAAATCGGAATCGACATAGTAGTGGGCGACGAGCACGGCGTTTTGCTCGACGAGCAAACGCTTGATCTTCGCCTTGAGCGCCGCTCGCTGCTCCTGCGACGGCGCATCCGGGACGCGTGCCCAGGCTTGGGCAACACACGTGGCGCCGCTCGGTGCGGGGCGCTCGAATTCTACGGATTTGAGTGAGGCATTCATTTTCGCGTGGCCCGTGGGATAGGCCGGGAATGACAAAACCCCGCCGTGGCGGGGTTTCGATTATGCGTCAAAAACAGATTTCTGGCTGACCCCGTTCACGCATAGCGGCGCAGACGCGTCGCAAATTCCTGCAGTGCGTGAATGCCGCTCTGTTCGGCGCGATGGCACCAGTTCTGCAACTGGCTGAGCAATTGCTCGCGCGAAGCGTTCGAGCGCTCCCAGATGCCTGCCAGTTCGCTGCGCAGTTCGTAATACGTTTTCATGGCGCTGCTGTGCGCGAAAATCTCGCCCAATTGCTGCTTCTGCGGCTCTTGCAGCGAGGCTTCGTCATGATGCAGCCACTTGCGCGCGCCGCGGAACAGCTGATATTCACCGTGTTGGCGCTTTTCCTTGAAGCGAGCCAGCTCTTCGCCGTAAGCACGCTTGAAGGTCTTCGCGTAACGCGCCATCACTTCGTAACGATTCGAGAGCACGGCCTGCAACGTATCGTCATCGCACGCAGCCTTCACCTTGGCTAGCTTCGGCGTCGGCGCGATCTTCTTCACCTTGGCCAGGCCCACGAACGACAGCGTACGGATATACAGCCAGCCGATGTCGAACTCGTACCACTTGTTCGACAGCTTGGCCGACGTGGCGTACGTGTGATGGTTGTTGTGCAGTTCTTCGCCGCCGATGATGATGCCCCACGGCAGCAGGTTCGTCGACGCGTCGGCACAGTTGAAGTTACGGTAGCCCCAGTAGTGGCCCAGACCGTTGACCACGCCGGCGGCCCAGAACGGAATCCACACCATCTGCACGGCCCACACGGTCAGACCGATCGCGCCGAACAGCGCGATGTCGATGATCATCATCATGCTGATGCCGAGAATCGGGAAACGCTTGTAGACGTTGTTCTCGATCCAGTCGTTCGGCGTGCCATGGCTGAACTTGCGCAGCGTTTCTTCGTTTTTGGCTTCGGCGCGATAGAGTTCGGCGCCCTCGGCCAACACCTTCCACAGGCCGCGCGTTTGCGGACTATGCGGGTCTTCCGGCGTTTCGCACTTGGCGTGGTGCTTGCGGTGGATGGCAGCCCATTCGCTCGTGATCATGCCCGTGGTCATCCACAGCCAGAGACGGAAGAAATGGGCAACGATCGGATGCACGTCGAGCGCTCGGTGCGCCTGGCAACGGTGCAAATAAATCGTCACGGCGGCGATCGTCACATGGGTGACGGCCAGCGTGAAGAAAAAGATCTTCCAGCCGCTCCAGTCGAGCAGGCCGGTCGAGAGAAATCCAAGGAGACTGTCCAGCAAAATATCACTCCAAACTAATCAATACGGTAGCCATCACGGCAAAGCATCAAGCGCCGTGTCTTGTCTTGTCGGGCCGAAGCGGCCTTCGTTGGCCGTCGCGTCAGGTCTCGTTCAAGTCTCGTTCTTGCGCTCGCTTGACGCTTGGATTCGCTGGAGGTCGGCAAGTTGCTGATGCCGGGGCGATATGGGCGGAAAACGTGCCAGTGAACGTCTGGTTTTTTTGGTTTGGGGCGCATTTTACCCGACCCGCCGGTGCCCGTGTGTAGCCTTGCAGCCACGCATTTTGTCGCAGGTCAACCCGTCGCTTAGGTAAAAACGTCTATCCGGCCTTCTTTTCGGCGTCATTCGCCTGCGCAGACGCCGTTTTTGGCGTCAAATCAGGAGATTCTTCCAATAAATCAGGATGTTGGATCGACTGGGGCGCTTGTGCAGGAATGCCATCCGCCCAGTCGTTCAGGATACGTATTTCGCGCTGCGCATACGGAATTTCAATACCGTGCTCGCGAAATGTGCGCCAAATCCGCAAATTGATGGTCGAACGGATCGCCCCACTCCCCTGAGCAGGGTCCTGGACCCAGAAGCCCATTTCCAGATCCATCCCATCTGCGCCGAAATTCAGCAGCAGCGCCGACGGGGGCGGGTCCGCAAGCACGCGGGGAATGCCTTCCGCCGCCTTGAGCATCAACGACATCGCCAATTCGACGTCTGCGCTGTATGCCACCTGCACGTTGACTTTGGCGCGCCCGCGCGTCTCCGTGAAGGAGTGGTTCTGGACGACATTCGTGACCAGTTGCTCGTTGGGCACCAGCGCCTCGACCCCGTCCAGGCCGCGCACGACCGAATACCGGGTGTTGATTTGCGAGACGGTGCCGTGATAAGTCGACACCGTAATCAGGTCGCCGATCCGCACGGAGCGATCGAGCAGGATGATGAAGCCCGACACGAGGTTGGACGCGATCTTTTGCAGGCCGAACCCCAACCCGACGCCGAGCGCCCCGCCGAACACACCGAGCACCGTGATGTCGATGCCGACGAACGACAGCGTGGCCAGCACGGCGATCAGCGTCAGCAGGCCCTTGACCAGACGCGAGAGCACGACTTTCAGGTTGCCGTCGAGCGTGGTCGTTCGCATGATCCGGTCTTCGATCAGCGAGCCGACCCACATCGCGAGCACCAGCGTCACACCGACCCAGAGCAGGCCCGACAGAATCGAGAGCAGCGTCAGATGACTCGTGCCGACGGCGAATTTCACGCTGGCGAGCCACTTGAGGATGTCGTCGTGAATGCCGAGCACGTAGGCCAGCATCGAGAACCACGCCAGCGTCGTGAAAACCCGCTCGAAGACCTTGAGCAGCCCCGAGGCGTGCGGCGACGAGGCGAACAGCCGACGTGCGAAGTAGAACGCCAGATAAATGAGCGCCGTGCCGAACAGCGGCACTTCCGCGAGCATCAGCAGCGAGACGTGCGTGTACTGTTGCAACGCCACGCGCGTGAGCGCGACGCACATCCAGCCGAACATCGGAAAGAACGAGCGACGCAGGCTGGACGACCCGGCCCGGCGCGCCGGCGCAACGCGCTCGAAATGGCGATCGAGCCGGGCGATCATCCAGCGACGCAGTACCCAGGCGAGCGCAAGCGCGCCCACGAGCGCGCCGACCTGCCAGACGATTTGCGGGTCGCCGAAGTCGCGAACGACGTCCCGCACCAGCCTCGCAAAAGTCGGACTTTCCTGCATCGCCATATCCCTTCTTCTCTCTGTTCTTGTCGTTCGCCGATATTAGCTGACGCGGCAAGTCACCGGCACTCAGGCCTTGGCCACCGGACGACGCTCGAACACGGCCGCAAAGAACCCATCCGTTGCGTTGCGATGCGGCAGCAATTCGAGATACTTACCCGTGTCGAGACCGATTTTCTGCGACGCCAGCAGTTCGTTCGCCGGGAGCAGCACGAAGTCGGGATGCGCCGCAGCGAACGCTTCGGCAATCGCGCTGTTTTCTTCGGTCAACAAGCTGCACGTCGCGTACACGAGTCGGCCACCCGGCTTCACCAGACGCGCCGCGCTCGCGAGAATCGACGCCTGCTTCTGCGTCAGTTCCTCGACAGACTGCGGCGACTGGCGCCACTTCAGGTCCGGGTTGCGACGCAATGTGCCGAGGCCGCTGCACGGCGCGTCGACCAGCACACGGTCGATCTTGCCCGCGAGACGCTTGATCTTGCTGTCATTCTCGCTATCGATCATCACCGGATAGACGTTGGACAGGCCGCTGCGCGCCAGACGCGGCTTGAGCTTCGCGAGCCGCTTTTCCGACACGTCGAAAGCATAGAGCCGGCCGGTCGAGCGCATCTGCGCACCGATGGCGAGCGTCTTGCCACCGGCGCCCGCGCAGAAATCGACGATCATCTCGCCTCGGCGCGGCGCGACCAGTTGGCACAGCAACTGGCTGCCTTCGTCCTGCACCTCGATGGCGCCGGACATGAACAACGGGTGCTTTTGCAGCGCCGGCTTGCCCGACAAACGAATGCCGTTGGGGGCGAGCGGCGTCGGCTCTGCCGAAAAACCGTCTTCGCGCAGTTTGGCGAGCACGTCGTCGCGGGTGGCCTTGATCAGGTTGACGCGACAGTCCAGCGGCGCGGGCTGGTTCAGCGCCGCGGCGAGAGATTCTAGTTCGGTCGCGTCGAAACGCTTAGCCAGACGGTCGTACAACCACTCCGGCAAGTTAGTGCGCACTCGCGGCGAAAGGCTTGCCGGATCGATCTGACCGACGTGTTCGAGCCAGGCGGCCTCGTCGGGCGTCGCCACCAGTTCGACCGAGGCGATACCGCGCGTGAACGCGAGGCCGAGCAATGCCAGACGACGCTCCTGCGACCCCGTGCCGCTCACGGCATGCTGGCCGAATTCGAGTTTGCGACGCAGGATGGCAAATACCGTCTCGGCAAGCACACCGCGCTCGCGGTGCCCCAATTTGTCGTTGGCACGGAAGTACGTGCTCACAAGCGTGTCGGCCGGACCGGTAAATGTCAGCACGCTGCCGAGCAGCCGCTGCGTATGTTCGAACAGCGCGGGCGGCAGACGCTCACCGCGCATGCCGACGCCCCCCACGACGGGCGGCGCGTCCTGACGGCGATCGTTGCGCGAACGGTCGTAGCGATCGGGGCGAACGTAATGACGGTCGTTACCGCCCTTGGCGCCGTGACGGGTGTCGGAAGAACGGCCGCCGGAGCGGTTACCGGATTGATGTGCGCCATCGCGGCGCTGGGTCGGGCGGGTGCTCATGCGTCCTCACCAAAAAGCCATTGCGAATCTTGCGAATCGGAAGTGCCGTCGGCACGTGGCGTCACCGTCACGCGGCCATCGGCCACGGCCAGTCGGTCTTCCACGAACCAGCGCACGGCGCGCGGATAGATGATGTGTTCGAGCGGCAGGATACGCTCAGCCAGTGTCTCCGGCGTGTCGCCCGCCAGCACGGGAATGGCCGTTTGCACGACATAGGGGCCGTGATCGAGCTCGGCGGTCACGAAATGCACCGTCGCACCCACGATCTTGCAGCCGGCTTCCAGCGCACGGGCATGCGTTTGCAAGCCCGGGAACGCGGGCAGGAGCGACGGATGAATATTGATGAGCCGACCGGCGTAGCGTTCCGTGAACGCCGGCGTAAGAATGCGCATGAATCCGGCGAGCACGACGAGATCCGGCGCATGGCGATCGATCTCGGCGGCGAGCTCTGCGTCGAAAACTTCACGGGTCTTGCCCCGGCTGGGAACGACAGCCGTGGTGATGCCGTTTTCCTGGGCGAACGCCAGGCCTTCGGCCTCGGGACGATTGGCGACAACGGCGGCCACGCGGGCCGGCCAGCCTTCTGCGGTACAGGCCCGGACGATGGCTTGCATGTTGCTGCCTCGCCCGGAAATCAGGATGACAATGTTCTTCATCGCCGGATTTTATCATTGGCGCGGCGCACCAGACAGCGCGATGCGCGCCGCGATGGCCCCGAAGCGTTTATAATTCAACGTTCTGCGGCGCCGCAATGTCGGATCGGCCGTCCTGCGCCGGCCGGCCCCGCCCGCCGCACAGGCCGCCGGGCCCTGCCCGCCACGCCGCGCGGTTTCCTCAATATCAACGTCCTGTTCTGACGCTTCCTTATCGTGCGAGTCTTCCGGGGTCTACCCAACGCGCAAAGCAAAGCGCCCTGTGTGCTGACGATCGGCAATTTCGACGGCGTGCATCTGGGCCACCAGGCACTGCTCGCGCGCGTGCGTGCGGCGGCGGCTGCGCGCGGCTTGCCGGTATGCGTGATGACGTTCGAGCCGCATCCCCGCGAATATTTCACGCCCGACAAGGCCCCCGCGCGCATCTCCAACCTGCGCGACAAGTTCGAGGCGCTGCGTGCGCACGGCGTCGACCGCCTGGTGGTGGAGCACTTTAACGCCCACTTCGCCGGCCAGTCGCCCGAGGATTTTGTGCGCCACATCATCGTCGACGGCCTGCACACGCGCTGGCTGCTCGTGGGCGACGACTTCCGCTTCGGCGCCAAGCGCGCGG harbors:
- a CDS encoding RsmB/NOP family class I SAM-dependent RNA methyltransferase, coding for MRGERLPPALFEHTQRLLGSVLTFTGPADTLVSTYFRANDKLGHRERGVLAETVFAILRRKLEFGQHAVSGTGSQERRLALLGLAFTRGIASVELVATPDEAAWLEHVGQIDPASLSPRVRTNLPEWLYDRLAKRFDATELESLAAALNQPAPLDCRVNLIKATRDDVLAKLREDGFSAEPTPLAPNGIRLSGKPALQKHPLFMSGAIEVQDEGSQLLCQLVAPRRGEMIVDFCAGAGGKTLAIGAQMRSTGRLYAFDVSEKRLAKLKPRLARSGLSNVYPVMIDSENDSKIKRLAGKIDRVLVDAPCSGLGTLRRNPDLKWRQSPQSVEELTQKQASILASAARLVKPGGRLVYATCSLLTEENSAIAEAFAAAHPDFVLLPANELLASQKIGLDTGKYLELLPHRNATDGFFAAVFERRPVAKA
- a CDS encoding mechanosensitive ion channel family protein, which gives rise to MAMQESPTFARLVRDVVRDFGDPQIVWQVGALVGALALAWVLRRWMIARLDRHFERVAPARRAGSSSLRRSFFPMFGWMCVALTRVALQQYTHVSLLMLAEVPLFGTALIYLAFYFARRLFASSPHASGLLKVFERVFTTLAWFSMLAYVLGIHDDILKWLASVKFAVGTSHLTLLSILSGLLWVGVTLVLAMWVGSLIEDRIMRTTTLDGNLKVVLSRLVKGLLTLIAVLATLSFVGIDITVLGVFGGALGVGLGFGLQKIASNLVSGFIILLDRSVRIGDLITVSTYHGTVSQINTRYSVVRGLDGVEALVPNEQLVTNVVQNHSFTETRGRAKVNVQVAYSADVELAMSLMLKAAEGIPRVLADPPPSALLLNFGADGMDLEMGFWVQDPAQGSGAIRSTINLRIWRTFREHGIEIPYAQREIRILNDWADGIPAQAPQSIQHPDLLEESPDLTPKTASAQANDAEKKAG
- a CDS encoding acyl-CoA desaturase — protein: MLDSLLGFLSTGLLDWSGWKIFFFTLAVTHVTIAAVTIYLHRCQAHRALDVHPIVAHFFRLWLWMTTGMITSEWAAIHRKHHAKCETPEDPHSPQTRGLWKVLAEGAELYRAEAKNEETLRKFSHGTPNDWIENNVYKRFPILGISMMMIIDIALFGAIGLTVWAVQMVWIPFWAAGVVNGLGHYWGYRNFNCADASTNLLPWGIIIGGEELHNNHHTYATSAKLSNKWYEFDIGWLYIRTLSFVGLAKVKKIAPTPKLAKVKAACDDDTLQAVLSNRYEVMARYAKTFKRAYGEELARFKEKRQHGEYQLFRGARKWLHHDEASLQEPQKQQLGEIFAHSSAMKTYYELRSELAGIWERSNASREQLLSQLQNWCHRAEQSGIHALQEFATRLRRYA
- the purN gene encoding phosphoribosylglycinamide formyltransferase, whose protein sequence is MKNIVILISGRGSNMQAIVRACTAEGWPARVAAVVANRPEAEGLAFAQENGITTAVVPSRGKTREVFDAELAAEIDRHAPDLVVLAGFMRILTPAFTERYAGRLINIHPSLLPAFPGLQTHARALEAGCKIVGATVHFVTAELDHGPYVVQTAIPVLAGDTPETLAERILPLEHIIYPRAVRWFVEDRLAVADGRVTVTPRADGTSDSQDSQWLFGEDA
- the nadA gene encoding quinolinate synthase NadA, translating into MNASLKSVEFERPAPSGATCVAQAWARVPDAPSQEQRAALKAKIKRLLVEQNAVLVAHYYVDSDLQDLAEETGGCVADSLEMARFGRNHAAKTLVVAGVRFMGETSKILSPEKRILMPDLDATCSLDLGCPADEFAAFCDAHPDRTVVVYANTSAAVKARADWMVTSSIGLEIVAHLHAQGKKILWAPDRHLGSYVQKQTGADMLLWQGACLVHDEFKGTELELLRREYPNAKVLVHPESPAAVVELADVVGSTSQMIAAAQSMDATEFIVATDNGILHKMRAAAPGKRFIEAPTAGNSATCKSCAHCPWMAMNSLQNLADVLESGANEIHVDPEIGRRAHTCIDRMLTFAEARKQNVRASGDFARDGALFAGVGPA